A single region of the Glycine max cultivar Williams 82 chromosome 20, Glycine_max_v4.0, whole genome shotgun sequence genome encodes:
- the LOC100791655 gene encoding serine/threonine-protein phosphatase PP1, producing the protein MERGVLDSIINRLLEVRGRPGKQVQLSEAEIKQLCLVSRDIFLRQPNLLELEAPIKICGDVHGQYSDLLRLFEYGGLPPRSNYLFLGDYVDRGKQSLETICLLLAYKIKYPNNFFLLRGNHECASINRIYGFYDECKRRYNVRLWKVFTECFNCLPVAALIDEKILCMHGGLSPELHNLNQIKSLPRPIEVPETGLLCDLLWSDPSSDIRGWGENDRGVSYTFGADRVTEFLQKHDLDLICRAHQVMEDGYEFFANRQLVTIFSAPNYCGEFDNAGAMMTVDETLVCSFQILKPVENKKPNKFAFGSTTTVKHSTPTKTKFQQSFFGAKA; encoded by the exons ATGGAACGTGGGGTTCTTGATAGTATCATTAATAGGCTGCTTGAAGTCAGAGGCAGACCAGGGAAGCAGGTGCAACTTTCTGAGGCTGAGATCAAGCAGCTTTGTCTTGTCTCCAGGGATATCTTCTTGAGGCAGCCCAACCTCTTGGAACTCGAGGCACCAATTAAGATCTGTG GAGATGTCCATGGTCAATATTCCGACCTTCTGCGACTTTTTGAGTATGGTGGATTGCCTCCTCGTTCTAATTACTTGTTTCTAGGGGACTATGTTGATCGTGGGAAGCAAAGTTTGGAGACAATATGTCTCCTTCTggcttataaaataaaatatcccaACAACTTTTTCCTTCTGAGGGGCAACCATGAATGTGCTTCTATAAACCGCATCTACGGATTTTATGATGAGTGTAAACGAAGGTACAATGTGAGGCTTTGGAAAGTGTTCACGGAATGTTTCAACTGCTTGCCAGTGGCAGCTCTAATTGATGAAAAGATACTTTGTATGCATGGTGGACTCTCTCCTGAGTTACACAATCTGAATCAGATAAAGAGTTTGCCGCGTCCTATTGAAGTGCCTGAAACTGGTCTACTATGTGACCTCCTTTGGTCTGATCCTAGTAGTGACATTCGGGGTTGGGGAGAGAATGACCGCGGAGTTTCCTATACTTTTGGTGCTGATAGGGTGACAGAATTCCTTCAGAAGCATGATCTTGATTTGATTTGCAGGGCCCATCAG GTCATGGAAGACGGATATGAATTCTTTGCTAACAGGCAACTTGTAACCATCTTCTCGGCTCCTAATTACTGTGGAGAGTTTGACAATGCTGGTGCTATGATGACTGTTGATGAGACACTTGTTTGCTCTTTTCAAATATTGAAGCCTGTAGAAAATAAAAAGCCTAATAAGTTTGCCTTTGGGAGCACAACTACAGTTAAGCATAGTACTCCAACAAAAACCAAG TTCCAGCAATCATTTTTTGGTGCTAAAGCATGA